One window of the Streptomyces sp. TS71-3 genome contains the following:
- a CDS encoding GNAT family N-acetyltransferase, with protein MLTQTTTRVLEPSDLDAALAVLGREPVANAFVTARVQVAGLDPWRLGGEMWGWYADGMLQSLCYAGANLVPICATRAAVRAFAERARRAGRRCSSIVGPAGATAELWRLLEPYWGPAREVRPHQPLMVTDRLPADVAPDPYVRRIRKDELETIMPACVAMFTEEVGVSPLAGDGGLLYQARVAELVGSGRSFARLDQDGGVVFKAEIGAATPQACQIQGVWVAPEYRGQGLAAPGMAAVLRHAFADIAPVASLYVNDFNHAARAAYRRVGFQEVGAFMSVLF; from the coding sequence GTGTTGACGCAGACCACCACCCGGGTCCTCGAACCGAGTGACCTGGACGCCGCGCTGGCGGTACTCGGCCGCGAGCCGGTCGCCAACGCCTTCGTGACCGCACGCGTGCAGGTCGCCGGGCTCGACCCGTGGCGGCTCGGCGGCGAGATGTGGGGCTGGTATGCCGACGGCATGCTCCAGTCGCTCTGCTACGCGGGGGCCAACCTCGTCCCCATCTGCGCCACCCGCGCCGCCGTGCGCGCGTTCGCGGAGCGGGCCCGCAGGGCGGGGCGGCGCTGCTCGTCCATCGTGGGCCCCGCGGGGGCCACGGCCGAGCTGTGGCGGCTGCTCGAACCCTACTGGGGCCCGGCCCGCGAGGTCCGCCCCCACCAGCCCCTGATGGTCACCGACCGGCTGCCCGCCGACGTCGCCCCGGACCCCTACGTCCGCAGGATCCGCAAGGACGAGCTGGAGACGATCATGCCGGCCTGCGTGGCGATGTTCACCGAGGAGGTCGGCGTCTCGCCGCTCGCCGGCGACGGCGGCCTGCTCTACCAGGCCCGGGTCGCCGAACTCGTCGGCTCCGGGCGCTCCTTCGCCCGCCTCGACCAGGACGGCGGGGTCGTCTTCAAGGCGGAGATCGGCGCCGCCACCCCCCAGGCCTGCCAGATCCAGGGCGTCTGGGTCGCCCCCGAGTACCGCGGCCAGGGCCTCGCGGCGCCCGGCATGGCGGCGGTGCTGCGGCACGCCTTCGCGGACATAGCCCCGGTCGCCAGCCTCTACGTCAACGACTTCAACCACGCGGCGCGCGCCGCGTACCGGCGCGTCGGCTTCCAGGAGGTCGGCGCGTTCATGAGCGTGCTGTTCTGA